One genomic region from Candidatus Methylomirabilota bacterium encodes:
- a CDS encoding tripartite tricarboxylate transporter substrate binding protein — protein sequence MTTRLPAPIVFVIAALLLAALAPVPGAAQEKFPSRPIDFIVPWGTGGGADSMARQLGTLTQPLLGTPLPVSNAPGAAGNTGLAKVLNGKPDGYTVAVYIQDTLMTIPMGLARHKVEDLAWITRTQVADSFLFVKADGPFKTIQELLKHAQANPGKLRVAGTGFGTVDDVTVRYLEKKGYKMTTVPYPKPGERYAATLGGHAEVLYEQAGDVLQYLKAGQLKPLVIFAERRHPSFAEVPTSKELGLDITLPQFRGVVAKAGTPADRVKALADAFGKAVQTPQWKKFAEDWYMSPESYLGPERFGRWAAGEVATLDRLVKEFGLRK from the coding sequence ATGACGACACGCCTGCCTGCTCCGATCGTCTTCGTGATCGCCGCGCTGCTGCTAGCCGCTCTGGCCCCTGTCCCTGGCGCGGCCCAGGAGAAGTTCCCGAGCCGGCCCATCGACTTCATCGTCCCCTGGGGCACCGGCGGCGGAGCCGACTCGATGGCCCGCCAGCTCGGGACGCTCACCCAGCCCCTGCTGGGCACGCCCTTGCCGGTTTCCAACGCGCCGGGCGCCGCCGGCAACACGGGGCTGGCCAAGGTCCTCAACGGCAAGCCCGACGGCTACACGGTCGCCGTCTACATCCAGGACACGCTGATGACGATCCCCATGGGGCTGGCTCGTCACAAGGTCGAAGACCTGGCGTGGATCACGCGGACCCAGGTCGCCGACTCCTTCCTCTTCGTCAAGGCCGACGGACCGTTCAAGACGATCCAGGAGCTCCTCAAGCACGCGCAGGCCAACCCGGGCAAGCTGCGGGTGGCGGGCACCGGCTTCGGCACCGTGGACGACGTCACCGTCCGGTACCTCGAAAAGAAAGGTTACAAGATGACCACGGTGCCGTATCCCAAGCCGGGCGAGCGCTACGCGGCCACGCTCGGCGGTCACGCCGAGGTCCTTTACGAGCAGGCTGGCGACGTGCTGCAGTACCTCAAGGCCGGCCAGCTCAAGCCCCTGGTCATCTTCGCCGAGCGGCGGCACCCGTCGTTCGCCGAGGTGCCGACCTCCAAGGAACTGGGGCTCGACATCACCCTACCGCAGTTCCGGGGGGTCGTGGCCAAGGCGGGGACCCCGGCCGACCGCGTGAAAGCCCTGGCCGACGCCTTCGGCAAGGCCGTGCAGACCCCGCAGTGGAAGAAGTTCGCCGAGGACTGGTACATGAGCCCGGAGAGCTATCTGGGGCCGGAGCGGTTCGGCCGCTGGGCGGCCGGTGAGGTGGCCACGCTCGATCGGCTGGTGAAGGAGTTCGGGCTCCGCAAGTAA
- a CDS encoding sigma 54-interacting transcriptional regulator translates to MPALAELLGDSPALVAVREQVARVLRRPSGPVRRPPPILILGETGTGKGLLAAAIHRAGPRAGGPFVDVNCAAIPDTLLEAELFGYERGAFTDARQAKPGLFQAASGGIIFLDEIGLLPLGLQSKLLRVIEERSVRRLGSTRSEPLDVWIVAATSEDLAAAVRTRRFREDLYHRLAVVTLQLPPLRERGRDVVKLAERFLARACDDYGLAPKTLTEDARAALLAFAWPGNVRELANVMERAALLTDARALEASHFGLTARPASQPTAGAPEADPDAVEDADEHTRLLKVLQATGWNISRAAERLGMPRNTLRYRLERHGLAADSPPDRRRGGRPPRTPRTGGSPPPPAPAPRQWQARVTMLQARLIPIRADAGPSDTKRAVEAVREKVQGFGGVIQELTPTAMVAAFGLEPVEDSPRRAALAAMAIRALAARARSDDEGRPDLKVALHTQQLPITRRGDTAEIDPDGRHAGWTILAALLERAGSGDIVTSRPAAGFLERAFNLMPLPTGDAFRLTGQRDPAVTAFVGRDRELTLLTERFEQAQAGQGQVVVVVGEPGIGKSRLLAELRRRLAGDCTWAEGHALAFGGSMPFHPVIEMLRRTYRIDDADPEAVIIEKLEPRILKLGEDLRPTLPFLRYLLSLDPGDPTVPAMDAKLRHAEIVMACHRVLERAAERRLQVLVLEDAHWMDPATGMWIAALADRIAGKRLFLILTCRAGHALPLGDRTVHTRLALAALSTADSVHVARATLGADELPGELESAIASKADGNPFFVEELVRSLLETGALRREGGRVALARGLDEVVVPDTVQDVILARIGRLDPSARRTLQLASIVGREFGRRLLDHVIGEPERVGLALRQLTAVELVYERTLFPEPVYAFKHALTHQVAYATMEPAEQRELHRRIGAAIEAFDADRLPEHSGLLAHHYSRAEEWPKALQYLLAAAARAAAAFATREALALYDQALEAAERQLNGADRSTIMAIYEAKAALHIVVSDFEQSRVEASRLVELARAADDRPRQAAALAALAWASTWARDLDGATTYAQQAIEVGESVRAESALARSHFATGFVRAVTGGLDQARDHLSRALASSRAGGDPFHQSLTLAALGLVKSWEGNYGEATALQSEGLDIARSQGLLYPLLFGVFLHGLTLTARGDYSTAQRGYHEGLALAERLGDETIHHRLLNCLGWLHLELGDLDAAEDLNRQSAAVGRRRKDPGTIPNAEINLGDVFLAKGDLPLAREFYEGVERYAADPDTSEWMRFRYLIRLAASQGELWLASGDLDRARQHAERCLELATRSNARKNLVKGWRLSGEIARRRRRWDDAEQALRRALALAEQIGNPPQRWLTLAALAGLELERGRPDAARLAGAAAREVIDGVLAGLADPALRVSLQSAPVVQSIRDLAP, encoded by the coding sequence ATGCCAGCGCTGGCCGAGCTCCTCGGCGATAGCCCCGCCCTGGTCGCCGTGCGCGAACAGGTCGCGCGGGTGCTACGCCGCCCCAGCGGTCCCGTGCGACGGCCGCCGCCCATCCTGATCCTCGGCGAGACAGGCACCGGCAAAGGGCTCCTCGCTGCGGCCATCCATCGCGCCGGCCCGCGCGCGGGCGGGCCCTTCGTCGACGTGAACTGCGCCGCCATCCCCGACACGCTGCTCGAAGCCGAGCTGTTCGGCTACGAGCGCGGGGCCTTCACCGACGCGCGCCAGGCCAAGCCGGGACTGTTCCAGGCCGCCTCCGGCGGCATCATCTTCCTCGACGAAATCGGGCTGCTGCCACTCGGCCTGCAGTCCAAGCTGCTGCGGGTGATCGAAGAGCGCTCGGTCCGTCGGCTCGGCAGCACCCGCAGCGAGCCGCTCGATGTGTGGATCGTGGCGGCGACGAGCGAGGACCTGGCGGCCGCCGTGCGGACACGCCGGTTCCGGGAAGACCTCTACCACCGCCTGGCCGTCGTGACGCTGCAGCTACCGCCGCTGCGCGAGCGCGGCCGCGACGTCGTGAAACTGGCCGAGCGCTTCCTGGCCCGAGCCTGCGACGACTATGGCCTCGCGCCGAAGACGCTGACCGAGGACGCTCGGGCCGCGCTCCTGGCCTTCGCGTGGCCGGGCAATGTCCGGGAGCTCGCCAACGTGATGGAGCGGGCCGCCCTGCTCACCGACGCCCGGGCGCTGGAGGCCAGCCATTTCGGGCTGACCGCGCGGCCCGCCAGCCAGCCGACGGCCGGGGCGCCCGAGGCCGATCCCGACGCCGTCGAGGACGCGGACGAGCACACTCGCCTCCTGAAGGTTCTCCAGGCCACCGGCTGGAACATCTCGCGCGCGGCCGAGCGGCTCGGCATGCCGCGCAATACGCTGCGCTACCGGCTGGAGCGTCACGGCCTGGCCGCCGACAGCCCGCCGGACCGGCGGCGCGGCGGGCGCCCGCCCCGCACCCCCCGAACCGGCGGGTCTCCGCCGCCCCCCGCGCCGGCCCCCCGGCAATGGCAGGCCCGCGTCACGATGCTGCAGGCCCGACTCATCCCTATTCGTGCGGACGCCGGGCCTTCCGACACCAAGCGCGCCGTCGAGGCGGTGCGGGAGAAAGTCCAAGGATTCGGAGGCGTCATCCAGGAGCTGACGCCGACGGCGATGGTCGCCGCGTTCGGGCTGGAGCCGGTCGAGGATTCCCCCCGACGCGCGGCCCTAGCCGCCATGGCCATCCGGGCCCTGGCCGCACGGGCCCGGAGCGATGACGAGGGGCGGCCCGACCTGAAGGTCGCCCTCCACACCCAGCAGCTTCCGATCACCCGGCGCGGCGACACCGCCGAGATCGATCCCGATGGACGTCACGCCGGCTGGACCATCCTCGCGGCGTTGCTCGAGCGTGCGGGCAGCGGCGATATCGTGACGAGCCGCCCGGCCGCCGGTTTCCTCGAGCGCGCCTTCAACCTGATGCCGCTGCCGACGGGGGACGCGTTCCGGCTGACCGGGCAACGGGACCCGGCCGTGACGGCCTTCGTCGGACGGGACCGCGAGCTCACCCTGCTCACCGAGCGGTTCGAGCAGGCGCAGGCGGGCCAGGGTCAGGTCGTCGTGGTCGTCGGCGAGCCCGGCATCGGCAAGTCTCGCCTGCTGGCCGAGCTCCGCCGCCGGCTGGCCGGCGACTGCACGTGGGCCGAAGGTCACGCCCTGGCCTTCGGCGGGTCGATGCCGTTTCACCCCGTGATCGAGATGCTGCGGCGGACCTACCGCATCGACGACGCCGATCCCGAGGCCGTGATCATCGAGAAGCTCGAGCCGCGAATCCTGAAGCTGGGTGAGGATCTGCGCCCCACGCTGCCATTCCTGCGCTACCTGTTGTCGCTGGATCCGGGTGATCCCACCGTCCCGGCGATGGACGCCAAGCTCCGGCACGCCGAGATCGTCATGGCTTGCCACCGCGTCCTGGAGCGGGCGGCCGAGCGACGCTTGCAGGTTCTGGTTCTCGAGGATGCCCACTGGATGGACCCGGCCACGGGAATGTGGATCGCCGCCCTGGCCGATCGGATCGCCGGCAAGCGCCTGTTCCTGATCCTCACCTGTCGTGCCGGTCACGCGCTGCCACTCGGCGATCGCACGGTCCACACGCGGCTGGCGCTCGCCGCGCTGTCGACGGCCGACAGCGTGCACGTCGCCCGCGCCACGTTAGGGGCCGACGAGCTGCCAGGCGAGCTGGAGTCAGCCATCGCCAGCAAGGCCGATGGCAACCCATTCTTCGTCGAGGAGCTGGTCCGGTCGCTGCTGGAGACGGGCGCCCTGCGGCGCGAAGGCGGGCGGGTCGCGCTGGCCCGGGGTCTGGACGAGGTCGTCGTTCCCGACACCGTTCAGGACGTCATCCTGGCCCGCATCGGCCGCCTCGATCCGTCGGCGCGACGCACGCTGCAGCTCGCCTCGATCGTCGGTCGCGAGTTCGGTCGGCGCCTGCTCGATCACGTGATCGGCGAGCCCGAGCGCGTGGGCCTGGCGCTGAGGCAGCTCACGGCCGTGGAGCTCGTGTACGAGAGGACGCTCTTCCCCGAGCCCGTCTACGCGTTCAAGCACGCGCTCACCCACCAGGTCGCCTATGCCACGATGGAGCCGGCCGAGCAACGGGAGCTGCACCGCCGCATCGGCGCGGCCATCGAGGCGTTCGACGCCGACCGCTTGCCCGAGCACTCCGGCCTGCTGGCCCACCACTACTCGCGGGCCGAGGAATGGCCGAAGGCCCTGCAGTACCTGCTGGCCGCCGCGGCCAGGGCGGCCGCGGCCTTCGCCACCCGCGAGGCGCTCGCCCTTTACGATCAAGCGCTGGAGGCGGCCGAGCGCCAGCTGAACGGGGCCGATCGGTCGACCATCATGGCCATCTACGAGGCCAAGGCGGCGCTGCACATCGTGGTCAGCGACTTCGAGCAGTCGCGAGTAGAGGCCAGCCGGCTGGTCGAACTGGCCCGCGCCGCCGACGACCGGCCCCGCCAGGCCGCGGCGCTGGCCGCGCTCGCCTGGGCCTCGACCTGGGCGCGCGACCTGGACGGCGCCACCACCTACGCGCAGCAGGCCATCGAGGTCGGCGAGTCGGTGCGGGCCGAATCCGCGCTGGCCCGAAGTCACTTCGCTACCGGCTTTGTCCGCGCGGTCACCGGCGGGCTCGACCAAGCCCGGGACCATCTCTCTCGCGCGCTCGCCAGCAGCCGCGCCGGCGGCGACCCCTTCCATCAGTCACTCACGCTGGCCGCCCTCGGCCTCGTCAAGAGCTGGGAGGGGAACTACGGGGAAGCGACGGCACTGCAGAGCGAGGGCCTGGACATCGCGCGGAGCCAGGGGCTACTCTACCCGCTGCTCTTCGGCGTGTTCCTGCACGGCCTCACGCTCACCGCCCGAGGGGACTACAGCACGGCGCAGCGCGGGTATCACGAGGGGCTGGCGCTGGCCGAGCGGCTCGGCGACGAGACGATCCATCACCGTTTGCTCAACTGTCTGGGCTGGCTCCATCTGGAACTCGGGGATCTCGACGCGGCCGAGGACCTCAACCGGCAGAGCGCCGCGGTGGGCCGCCGACGCAAGGACCCCGGCACCATCCCGAACGCCGAGATCAACCTGGGCGATGTCTTTCTCGCCAAGGGCGACCTGCCGCTGGCCCGGGAGTTCTACGAAGGTGTCGAGCGCTACGCCGCCGATCCGGATACCAGCGAGTGGATGCGCTTCCGATACCTGATTCGCCTGGCGGCCAGCCAGGGCGAGCTGTGGCTCGCCAGTGGCGACCTCGACCGCGCCCGTCAGCACGCCGAGCGCTGCCTGGAGCTGGCCACGCGCAGCAACGCCCGCAAGAACCTCGTCAAGGGCTGGCGCCTGAGCGGCGAGATCGCCCGCCGCCGACGCCGCTGGGACGACGCCGAGCAGGCGCTGCGCCGAGCGCTGGCCCTGGCCGAGCAGATCGGCAATCCGCCCCAGCGCTGGCTGACGCTGGCCGCCCTGGCCGGGCTCGAGCTCGAGCGCGGTCGGCCCGACGCCGCCCGGCTCGCCGGCGCGGCCGCCCGGGAGGTGATCGACGGCGTGCTGGCCGGGCTCGCCGATCCGGCGCTGCGCGTGAGCCTGCAAAGCGCGCCCGTGGTCCAGAGCATACGTGACCTGGCGCCCTAG
- a CDS encoding selenium-binding family protein, with protein sequence MARWTPDPSFYPSPRLAAQAPPEKLAYVAEFDPERARPDRIAVVDVDPGSKGYGQIVGRTPMPNAGDELHHFGWNACSSCLCPNAPHPHVERRYLIVPGLRSSNIHVLDTQPDPRHPKVIRTIGARELAERAGYSRPHTVHCGPDGIYVTALGNAEGKGPGGVFVMDHETFDVRGRWELDRGPQQFAYDMWWHLGHDVMVTSEWGTPDMFENGLVPELLLGSKYGRRLHFWDLHKRKHIQEIDFGPDYQLVFELRPAHDPTKTYGFVNCVVCLKDLSSSIWVWYREGDRFAVKKVIDIPAEPTDPERLPPAIQAFKACPPLVTDIDLSVDDRYLYVSCWGTGDLQQYDVSDPFKPKLTGTVRIGGIVARAAHPAGQGPLNGGPQMVEISRDGRRIYFTNSLYGAVDPQFYPDGVQGWMVRVDARPGGGIELAKDFFIPWPDGYRPHQVRLQGGDASSDSYCYP encoded by the coding sequence ATGGCGAGATGGACGCCCGACCCCTCCTTCTATCCCTCTCCGCGCCTGGCCGCACAGGCGCCCCCGGAAAAGCTCGCCTACGTGGCCGAGTTCGACCCCGAACGGGCCCGGCCGGATCGCATCGCCGTCGTGGACGTCGATCCGGGCTCCAAGGGCTACGGGCAGATCGTCGGCCGGACGCCCATGCCCAACGCCGGCGATGAGCTCCACCACTTCGGTTGGAACGCCTGCAGCTCGTGCCTCTGTCCGAACGCCCCGCACCCCCACGTCGAGCGCAGATACCTGATCGTCCCGGGGCTGCGGTCCTCGAACATCCACGTCCTCGACACTCAGCCCGATCCCCGGCACCCCAAGGTGATTCGGACGATCGGTGCCCGCGAACTGGCAGAGCGCGCGGGCTACTCCCGTCCTCACACGGTGCACTGCGGGCCGGATGGCATCTACGTCACGGCCCTGGGCAATGCCGAGGGCAAGGGGCCGGGCGGCGTCTTCGTCATGGACCACGAGACGTTCGACGTGCGGGGACGCTGGGAGCTCGACCGGGGCCCCCAGCAGTTCGCCTACGACATGTGGTGGCATCTCGGTCACGACGTCATGGTGACGAGCGAGTGGGGCACGCCCGACATGTTCGAGAACGGGCTCGTCCCCGAACTGCTGCTCGGCAGCAAGTACGGGCGGCGGCTGCACTTCTGGGACCTGCACAAGCGCAAGCACATCCAGGAGATCGACTTCGGGCCGGACTATCAGCTGGTGTTCGAGCTGCGCCCCGCTCACGATCCGACCAAGACCTACGGGTTCGTCAACTGCGTCGTGTGCCTCAAAGACCTCTCGTCCTCGATCTGGGTGTGGTACCGCGAGGGTGACCGCTTCGCCGTGAAGAAGGTGATCGACATCCCGGCCGAGCCGACCGACCCGGAGCGGCTGCCGCCGGCGATCCAGGCCTTCAAGGCCTGCCCGCCGCTCGTGACCGACATCGACCTCTCCGTCGACGACCGCTATCTCTACGTGTCCTGCTGGGGCACGGGCGATCTGCAGCAGTACGACGTCTCGGATCCCTTCAAGCCGAAGCTGACGGGCACGGTACGGATCGGAGGCATCGTGGCCCGCGCCGCGCACCCCGCTGGCCAGGGGCCGCTCAACGGCGGGCCGCAGATGGTGGAGATCAGCCGCGATGGCCGGCGGATCTACTTCACGAATTCGCTCTACGGCGCGGTGGACCCTCAGTTCTACCCTGACGGCGTGCAGGGATGGATGGTCCGCGTCGACGCCAGGCCGGGCGGGGGCATCGAGCTCGCCAAGGACTTTTTCATTCCGTGGCCCGACGGCTACCGCCCGCATCAGGTGCGTTTGCAGGGCGGCGACGCGTCCTCGGACTCCTACTGCTATCCGTGA
- a CDS encoding tripartite tricarboxylate transporter permease: protein MADALANLGVGLLNVFEPGNFLMVVLGLAIGVLAGVLPGITMLNSIVLVLPFTYLMGIVPALLLMIGIYCGGVFGGSITAILFNIPGDPMNVPTAWEGYRLNRKGQARYALGLAIMASALGGLASALCLAFFAPPFARFALTFSTVEFFSVVVFGLASVSVLGHGSVTGALISLLAGMFLGTVGTEAQYGVERFTFGVPFLRTGVDFVTVLIGLFAIGEILDQLTGPPPQSVPFTQARSIPRLPLLDLWPLRGPLVRGTVVGIAVGGLAGAGATVSSFVAYGLEKQMAREPEQFGTGHAGGLVAAESANNGSTGGAMIHLLTLGIPGSAATAVMMGVFLIHGIQPGPLLFAQQPEQVYTLFAGMILANVLMIGLGFLAAMGFAALMRVPAFLLNTAIVVFCFIGAFALRNDMADVWLTMLFGVLGFVMRRWDLPVPPMVMGIILGPMAEQYFLTSMVSHGNDLSVFVTRPVSAVALGLAAAAVAWAVWRNMKPATAGITR from the coding sequence GTGGCCGACGCGCTGGCCAACCTCGGCGTGGGCCTCCTCAACGTTTTCGAGCCCGGGAACTTCCTCATGGTGGTGCTGGGCCTGGCCATCGGGGTGCTCGCCGGCGTGCTGCCCGGCATCACCATGCTCAACTCGATCGTGCTGGTGCTGCCGTTCACTTATTTGATGGGCATCGTGCCCGCTCTGCTGCTGATGATCGGGATTTACTGCGGCGGGGTCTTCGGGGGGTCGATCACGGCGATCCTCTTCAACATCCCCGGTGACCCCATGAACGTGCCCACGGCGTGGGAGGGCTACCGGCTCAACCGCAAGGGCCAGGCTCGATACGCGCTGGGCCTGGCCATCATGGCCTCGGCGCTGGGCGGGCTGGCCAGCGCGCTCTGCCTGGCCTTCTTCGCTCCGCCCTTCGCCCGGTTCGCGCTGACCTTCTCCACGGTGGAGTTCTTCTCCGTGGTCGTCTTCGGGCTGGCCAGCGTCTCGGTGCTCGGGCACGGCTCGGTCACGGGAGCGCTCATCTCGCTCCTGGCCGGGATGTTCCTGGGCACGGTGGGGACCGAGGCTCAGTACGGCGTCGAGCGCTTCACCTTCGGCGTGCCGTTCCTCCGCACGGGCGTGGATTTCGTCACCGTGCTCATCGGACTCTTCGCCATCGGCGAGATCCTCGATCAGCTCACCGGCCCCCCGCCGCAGAGCGTGCCATTCACGCAGGCGCGGTCGATTCCCCGACTGCCGCTCCTGGATCTGTGGCCCCTGCGGGGACCGCTCGTGCGGGGTACGGTCGTGGGCATCGCGGTGGGGGGACTGGCCGGCGCCGGCGCGACCGTGTCCTCCTTCGTGGCCTACGGCCTGGAAAAACAGATGGCCCGGGAGCCAGAGCAGTTCGGCACCGGCCACGCCGGCGGGCTGGTGGCCGCCGAGAGCGCCAACAACGGCTCCACGGGCGGCGCCATGATCCACCTGCTGACCCTCGGCATTCCCGGCAGCGCGGCCACCGCCGTGATGATGGGTGTGTTCCTCATCCACGGCATCCAGCCCGGGCCGCTCCTCTTCGCGCAGCAGCCGGAGCAGGTCTACACGCTGTTCGCCGGCATGATCCTGGCCAACGTGCTCATGATCGGGCTGGGCTTCCTGGCCGCGATGGGCTTCGCCGCGCTGATGCGGGTGCCGGCCTTCCTGCTCAACACGGCGATCGTGGTGTTCTGCTTCATCGGGGCCTTCGCGCTGCGCAACGACATGGCCGACGTCTGGCTCACGATGCTGTTCGGCGTGCTGGGCTTCGTGATGCGCCGCTGGGATCTGCCGGTGCCGCCCATGGTCATGGGCATCATCCTGGGCCCGATGGCCGAGCAGTACTTCCTCACCTCGATGGTGTCGCACGGCAACGACCTTTCGGTGTTCGTCACGCGTCCAGTGAGCGCGGTGGCCCTGGGCCTGGCGGCCGCGGCCGTCGCCTGGGCGGTGTGGCGGAACATGAAGCCCGCCACCGCCGGGATTACTCGATGA
- a CDS encoding ABC transporter substrate-binding protein — MAGPPVCRVFGLALILIAGGVVPGPAAAQVAKPILIGALTESWGPTPAIVGLRDGLVEFGYRENEHFVIGVRFTEGNAEALPRAARQLVERGADILVSGGGGANEATALQRASNRIPIVFISGSDPVGTGLVQSFARPGGNVTGVADLDVELAPKRLEIFRDLVPGLNRVLFVYDAGDTYAVSQLDRYREAARRLRLRLVERPVRTQAEARAALGSARKSEVDGILSPRFLSLNIPGFIIEAGLRQALPTMLHASFHVEQGGLASYAANLYELGRHAARLVDRILKGARPADVPVEQATHFELTINTKTARRLGLAIPPSILLRANRLIE, encoded by the coding sequence ATGGCCGGGCCCCCCGTCTGTCGGGTATTCGGCCTCGCGCTCATCCTGATCGCCGGGGGAGTGGTGCCCGGGCCGGCGGCCGCGCAGGTGGCGAAGCCGATCCTGATTGGAGCCTTGACCGAGTCCTGGGGCCCCACGCCGGCGATCGTGGGCCTGCGGGACGGCCTGGTCGAGTTCGGCTATCGGGAGAACGAGCACTTCGTGATCGGTGTCCGCTTCACCGAGGGCAACGCCGAGGCGCTGCCGCGCGCGGCGCGCCAGCTCGTCGAGCGAGGGGCCGACATCCTGGTCAGTGGGGGCGGCGGCGCGAACGAGGCGACGGCGCTCCAGCGGGCGAGCAATCGCATCCCCATTGTATTCATCAGCGGGAGCGATCCGGTGGGCACCGGACTGGTGCAGAGCTTTGCCCGGCCGGGTGGCAACGTGACGGGGGTAGCTGATCTCGACGTCGAACTCGCGCCCAAACGGCTGGAGATCTTCCGAGACCTCGTCCCGGGGCTGAACCGCGTCCTCTTCGTCTACGACGCCGGGGACACCTACGCCGTGTCCCAGCTGGACCGGTATCGAGAGGCGGCACGGCGATTGAGACTGAGGCTGGTCGAGCGGCCGGTGCGCACGCAAGCCGAAGCCCGGGCAGCGCTCGGCAGCGCGAGAAAATCCGAGGTTGACGGGATCCTTTCGCCTCGCTTCCTCTCGCTGAACATCCCGGGCTTCATCATCGAAGCCGGGCTGAGGCAGGCCCTCCCGACGATGCTCCACGCCTCGTTCCACGTCGAGCAGGGCGGCCTCGCCAGCTACGCGGCGAACCTGTACGAGCTAGGTCGCCACGCCGCCCGGCTGGTGGACCGGATCCTCAAAGGCGCCCGCCCCGCCGATGTCCCGGTCGAACAGGCCACGCACTTCGAGCTGACCATCAACACGAAGACTGCGCGAAGGCTCGGTCTCGCGATCCCGCCGAGCATCCTGCTACGGGCGAATCGCCTCATCGAGTAA
- a CDS encoding redoxin domain-containing protein, which yields MSAVLFSVGSAISPGPAVAEPGVGDRAPDFTLPATTGDKISLSQFRGKKIVLLEFYGADFNPVUAANLSARKADYGKFEALNVQILGISSNNPFSQKTFADSLQLPYPLLSDFPHLTTIKSYAGLNKQWSSTTAQRAFFLIDKNGVIRGRWLGTVTDVFPTEAILETARAVARE from the coding sequence ATGAGCGCCGTCCTTTTCAGCGTCGGAAGCGCGATCAGCCCCGGGCCGGCGGTGGCGGAGCCCGGGGTCGGCGACCGGGCGCCCGATTTCACGCTCCCGGCGACAACGGGAGACAAGATCAGCTTGAGCCAGTTCCGTGGCAAGAAGATCGTCCTGCTGGAGTTCTACGGCGCCGACTTCAATCCTGTGTGAGCGGCAAACTTGTCGGCCAGGAAGGCCGACTACGGCAAATTCGAAGCGCTGAACGTCCAGATCCTGGGGATCAGCTCCAACAACCCATTCTCGCAGAAAACGTTCGCCGACTCGCTCCAGCTTCCCTACCCGCTGCTGAGCGACTTTCCGCATCTCACCACGATCAAGAGCTACGCGGGCCTCAACAAGCAATGGTCGAGCACGACCGCGCAGCGCGCCTTCTTCCTCATCGACAAGAACGGCGTCATCCGAGGCCGATGGCTCGGCACGGTCACGGACGTATTCCCGACCGAGGCGATTCTGGAAACGGCGCGGGCAGTCGCCAGGGAGTGA
- a CDS encoding tripartite tricarboxylate transporter TctB family protein: MAGLARVLAPLAGLVLALGLLPATRGLGDLAREGQLGPDFWPRLVLVGLAAVCAVRVASLWRGASGDRAASSRAAPLARRRLALAIGLILLYVLATPLVGFPLATGGFIAAFAVGAGARRPAGVAAAAVGGTLGVLYLFVKVVYLPLPKGDGPFEAVTLSLYRLLGIF, from the coding sequence ATGGCCGGCCTGGCGCGCGTCCTGGCGCCCCTCGCCGGTCTCGTGCTCGCGCTCGGGCTGCTCCCGGCCACGCGCGGGCTCGGCGATCTCGCGCGTGAGGGGCAGCTGGGTCCGGACTTCTGGCCGCGGCTGGTGCTGGTCGGGCTGGCCGCGGTATGCGCGGTGCGCGTGGCCTCCCTGTGGCGTGGCGCCTCGGGGGATCGCGCGGCCTCGTCCCGCGCCGCGCCGCTGGCCCGGCGGCGCCTGGCGCTGGCGATCGGCTTGATCCTGCTCTACGTGCTCGCGACTCCGCTCGTCGGCTTTCCCCTGGCCACCGGAGGCTTCATCGCCGCGTTCGCGGTCGGGGCCGGCGCGCGACGACCGGCGGGCGTGGCGGCGGCCGCGGTCGGCGGGACCCTCGGCGTGCTCTATCTCTTCGTCAAGGTCGTGTACCTGCCCCTGCCCAAGGGCGACGGCCCCTTCGAGGCCGTGACCTTGTCGCTCTACCGCCTGCTCGGGATCTTCTGA